The Terriglobia bacterium genomic sequence GGGTCTTTCACGGACCGCGGCACGGAAGGTAATGCGGCCTCGTGGAAAACGTAGTCCACCCCCGCGCAAATGCGGTTCATGAGCCCAGTGTCATTGATGTCGCCGGCGACGAGGTCCATGCCTTCGAGACCGACGAGATTGTCGCGTTTACCGGTGGAGAAATTGTCGATGCCGCGCACTTTTTCGCCGCGCGCGAGCAGGGCACGGGCCAGGTTCGAGCCGATGAATCCGGCCGCACCAGTGATGAGATAGAGCGCCATTGCGGTCCCCTGTCAGCAGCGCACGAGATTTGCGGCTGCGATTCCCTTAGTTGCGTTGCGAGTATCGATGACGAGCTGAGACTCGCGCACGATTCTCTTGTAGTCGTAATCGGAGTGGTCGGTGACGATGAGCACGCAATCGTACTGGCCAAGGTCGTCGAGCGGAGTGTTGGTCATCTGCAGGTCGTATTTGCGGCCCCTGCCTACGAACTTGAAGAACGGGTCGTTGTACCGGACCTCGGCGCCGGCCTTCTGCAATTGCTCGATGATGGTCAGAGAAGGCGATTCGCGGAGGTCGTCGATGTCCTTCTTGTAGGCCACGCCGAGCACTAGCACTTTGGCGCCGTTCAAGGCCTTCTTGCGTGCGTTCAGAGCATCGGCGACGGAGCTGACGACGTGGTACGGCATGGCGGTATTGATTTCGCCTGCCAGTTCAATGAAGCGCGTGTGGAAGTCGAATTCCTTTGCTTTCCATGAGAGATAGAAGGGATCGACAGGGATGCAGTGCCCACCGAGACCGGGGCCGGGGTAGAAGGGATGGAATCCGAAAGGCTTCGTCTTGGCCGCCTCGATGACCTCCCAGATGTCGATATTCATGCGGTGGCAGAGCAGCTTGAGTTCATTTACCAATGCAATGTTCACGCAGCGGTAAATGTTCTCCAGCAGCTTGGTCATTTCGGCCGTCGCGGGCGTGGAAACCGGTATTGTGCGCCTGAAAATGGTTCCGTAAAGCGCGGCGGCAAGCCGCGTCGCAGTTTCGCCGACGCCGCCAATAACCTTCGGTATGTCGTGACGCTCGACCGTGTCGTTGCCGGGATCTTCGCGCTCGGGCGAGAAAGCAACAAAGAAACCATCTTCGTTTTCGCTGCGAGCCGTACGAAGGCCGCGTGGATTGCCCTTCTCAAGCAGCGGAATGACAACTTCTTCTGTCGTGCCCGGATAGGTGGTGCTCTCGAGCACGATAAGTTGACCGCTGCGAACATGCGGAGCGATGGCCTTCACGGTATCGACGATGTAGGTCATGTCCGGCTCGTGATACTCGTTCAGAGGCGTGGGGACGCAGATGATGATGGCGTCCATTTCCGCGATCCTGCGGTAGTCAGCAGTCGCGTTGAAGCCGCTCTTCTTCGCCTCCCGTATCTCCTCGCCGGGAATACGGACAATGTAGGTTCCTCCGGCAGTCAGGGTGTCGACTTTCTTCTGGTCGATATCGAAGCCGGTCACGGCAAACTTCTGATTGCTGTAGAGCAGGGCCAGGGGAAGTCCGACATACCCCATGCCAATAATCCCAATTTTTGCCGTACGGTTCGCTACTTTTTCGAGAAACAACGAGGTTTGGACAGACTGCGCTTTTGAGCTCATGTTTGCGGCAACTCCAAATATAAGAAAGGGGGAACAAGTATTGTAGCGTGAGCTGCCCGAGTTTTGGACTGAACCCGGGCGTGGAACTTGCTATTTGGCTCACCAAAGTAACAATACTACGGTGACTGCCCGAGATTCGCGCCATCATGGTCCAGGAATACCTTGTTCAGGGGCTCAAGAGACACAAGGAAGCGTTATGGAAGAACCGGTTGCCCAGAAAGCGCAGATTGATATTGAGCCCGAGATTCACCGCAGGCGAAGGAGAACGAAACATCATCACTTACATCTTCATCGAGCGCAGCGCCGGCTATTAGGACAGGCGGCGGTCTTCGCGGCATTCGTGCTGCTGATGCTCATCGTGTGGTACTGGATTGTAGTAAAAAGGTAATCGTGAAATTGCTACGCACGCATTTTGGGGGCCGCGCTCTGCGCCGCAATCTCTTCAACACCCCTGACTCCCTTTGCAGGGAAATTCGGTGTTCCCCCGATAAGATGTGTTATGGCCGTAAAAGCGTATAAAAACGGTCCGGCGAACAGGGCGAAATAGACCTTCAGGCGCGACTTCGCCATTCCTTCCAAAAGGTGAACTGGTCTCTGCCGCCATGACTGAGGTGTTCTTCGGATTGCGCCCCAGAGGTATCGACAGAGATCTCCGAAATGCCGGGAATGCTCCAGAGCCAACAGCGCGACCATAGCGGTAGAAATTGCGATAGAACGGATGGGAGCGTCAGAGTTGTTGCTGTCATGAAACGGATGCCGAACAAGCGATCGTGAGCATGTGCCTATCCGACATCCGGCGTCGACAGCCCGAAAAACGAAGAGGTTTTCCTCGCTGGCATGCATCAGTGCTCCGCGTCCGAGGCGCTCGTCAAAGCCGCCGATCTGTTCCATGCAGTCGCGGCGAACAATGAAATTGCCCCCAAGACCGACGCCGCCAAAAACAGTCATACCGAACCAATCCTTGGTTTTTCGATCAACGAGATGATCGCCGGGATCGAATTCGTGGGTTGCGGCTGATGTGCACGCTGGATCGGAGTGAAAGATGACTTTCCCGGTAACGATGTCGATCCGTTCATCTTCAAATAGCGAAACCGCGTTGCGGATCCAATCCGGGTCGCAGACAGCGTCGTCATCAATGAAAGCGAGCAGGTCGCTAAAGCAGCTTCGTACTCCGAGGTTGCGGGCCGCACTCAAGCCGCGGTAAGTACAGAGACGATACGACGCTCCGTACTCCCGCGCGATTTGCTCGGCGTCTCCTGGGGCGGCATCGTTCTCAACCACGAGGATGCTCAGCCGGGAGTAATTCAGACGGCAGAGGGATTCAAGGCATCGGCGTAGCTCGACAGGGCGTTGCCGAGTACAGACGACAACAGTACATGATGGAAGCTCGACGGACCTTCTCGTTGGAGACGGATTCGGTGTCTTCGAACTGATAATGATCCCCTATACCGCCGATGCCTCTGCCGATGTGAGAACTCCCTCGGTTCCACGCCACTCGATCGGAAGTTCCTTAAGTGCGGCCAGCACGTCATCGTCCGCTCCGCACAGTGCGATTTTCTCCAGATCGCTGACCCTCGCCGTTAAGTCCGGGGGTGGATCTGCTGCCAGGACACGATGGACGCGATCGAATCTTGTCCGGCTGACGTTTGCGTCCTCAAGCCACAACTGTTCGTGCAGTTTCTCGCCCTGGCGGATCCCGGTGATCTTGATCTCGATGTCGCGACCCGGTCGCAGGCCCGCCGATTCGACCAACTTGCGCGCCAAATCCATGATCCTGACGGGATCACCCATATCAAGCATGTAGAGTTCGCCGCTTGTTGCCAGAGTGGCAGCCTGTAATACAAGTTGTACGGCTTCCGGTATGGTCATGAAGTAACGGGTCATCAATTCGTGGGTGATCGTAACCGGTCCACCTTCGGCGATCTGGCGAAGGAAGATCGGGATAACACTGCCGCGGCTGCCGACCACATTTCCGAAACGAACACACGCGAACTTGGTTCTGCAATGGGTCTCGTTTGCACGATTCTGGACGAGAATCTCGGCGAGGCGTTTCGTAGCCCCCATGATGCTCGATGGTCGCACTGCCTTGTCCGTCGAGATCATCAAAAAGCGATCTACTTCAAATTCAAGAGATAAGTCCGCAAGTTCGCGCGTGCCAATTACGTTGTTCAGTACCGCCTGGCTGCGGTTCACTTCCATGACGGGAACGTGCTTAAAGGCGGCGGCGTGCAAGACCGCATCGGGGAGATAAGCTCCAAAGATGCGGCGCATCTGTTCGCGATTGCGAATGTCCCCAACAATTTGTACCAACTCCGGCGCGGTTTCCAATGCTCGGAGCTTCTGGTGGATTTCGAAAATCGAGTTCTCGTCGTGATCGAGCAGAAGGATCCGGCGAACGGGCAATTTCGCAACCTGCCGGGAAATTTCAGACCCGATGGATCCCCCAGCGCCGGTGATCAAAACCGTCCGATTGCGGAAGGCCTCTATGACTTCAGGACGCTGGGTGGTGGCGGCCTGCGGCTTGGCAAGCACTAGGTCCGGCCGTGGTCGTGCCGCGATTCTTACATCGCCACGCATGACATTCGAGGCAGAAGGCAGCAGCCGAATTTCAGCGCCAAATTCCGACGCCACGGACATGCACTCGCTGAGTTCTTCCATGCTGGCGTCGGCGACGAGTATCAATGAGGCATTGTGCTGTACCAGGGCTGCGGCGAGATCCGAAGGGGACCCGAGAACGGGGAATCCTTGGATGAGCTTGCCCTTCATATCGGGAGTCAGAGTGAGTAGACCGATGACGTGAATCTCTGCGTGCTGAGCCACCTGGTAGAGGGCAGCGGGCAGAGCATCTTCAGGGCCAAGCACGATTGCGGCGTGGCGCCCTTCTTTGCGCCGGGCATTCTCGTATGTAAGTCGCCGCAAACCTCGGGCGGCTCCGGCAAGGAAGAGGAAGGAGAAGTACTCGATTCCGATGACCCCGATTGGCGGTCTCAGGCGGTCGGAAATTGGCAGAAGCCGGAGTGCAAGGAGAATCAGCGAAGGCGGGATCGAGGCTAGAGCGATCAGTTGCGCATCACGAAAACTGAAGTATCGCCAAATAATTTCATAACCGCGAGCGAGCAGGATGGATGCCATGCGCGCGACGGGAAATGTCATCGCCAGAATCCACATGCCTTGGCGATAGCTGTGCGGGATGCCGGTATCGAATCGCAACCTGTAGGCGATGACTAGTGAAATCGCGGAAGAGACCAGGTCTATGGCAAACTGCGCCTCGCGACGGTAGAACTCGGAAGGAAGGCCCGCAAGGAAGTGGGAGAGCCGGCGCAGTCCGACTTGCGAAGCGGATTCTCTTGAGCCATGAGTCGAAATGTTAGTGCTTCTCATTCGTTATCTGAATGAAGCGGTGGTCAGAAACGGCTCTGGTTCTCTTTGAAGAATTCTACAGCACAACTGCCGAACAAAAATTAAACGTCGATTACTGAAACGGTACCGTTGTTATCTATCCTGCGAACTACTTGAGCGTCTTCTTCTGATGTACTTCCTGCGACTGCGCACAGGACGTAGAACAGAAGCGCGTTCGCGGGTATTTGCAGGTTGAAGTCGAAAAGGCTGTGCACGGCAATTCCGGTTACGCCTATCAGCGAGGCTCCCACTGCCACTGAGTTCCAGGATCCGAACAGGGAGCGGCTGATCTTGCGAAACCCGCGTACATAAACAAGTACGAGCAGGCCGACCCCCGCTGCGAAACCAAGAACCCCGGTTTCAACCAGCAGTTGCACAAAATCGTTATGAGCTTCGTTAACAAATAGGTCGGTGGCGAAGGTTCGGAATTTGGGGTAAACGATCGGAAATGTTCCGAGCCCCCAGCCCGTAACAGGATGTTGCTCGAACATCCGGATACTGTCTTTGGCGATTTGTACTCGTCCGGCATCGCTGCCGACCTGGCCGAGACGGCCGAGCAACTGGTCGGATCCGAGCCAGATTCCAAAAGCGGCGGTCACGATGAAGAGCAGCGTCATCGAAAAAACCAATCCGACCTTTCGGGATCGCCACAACAACATGACGCCGACCAGAACGCTCTGCAGGACCACACAAACGAATCCGCCGCGCGAAGCGCAAAGGAATACCGTTGCGATCATCAGCAGGGCCGCAAAACCCATCATCACGCGTTTGCCGAGCGATGGACCGGGTTTGAAACTGCCGAGGACCGCGAATGGGAACAGGAGTTCCATCACGCCGGCATAGTGGTTTCGGTTCACATATGGTCCGAAGATTGGTCCACCCTGCCGGGGGGTGCGCACCCAATACAGTTTTCCAGGAGACGTGAACTCCTGAACAGAACCAAGGAATGCGAGCCCAAAACCGAGGACGGCCAATGTGAGGCAGAGAAGGCGCGCTTCACGTTCGTTGCGAAACAGATCGGTGGAGATGAGGAATATCAGACCATAGGCGACGTAGTTCAGAAACTGTGTGACGGTTTCGTGGTGATAGGCGGTTCCACCCAGCAAGATCTGACCGATGACGATGCAGGCGAACAGGAACGGCGGCAAATGGATGGCCTGCAACTCTATACTGCCTCCCGGGGAGGCGACATTCGCGAGAATCCAAAGAATAAATGCGGCGGCCGCTCCGAAATGCAGAATGAACATCGACCAAGGCTCGACGGCACCGAACGCCAGCGGCCCAAACACGAGAATCGCGACGGTCAGGTAACAGCAAGCCGAGCGCAGCACTTGGGCGAGAGTTCCTTGTTCCGTCTCCCCGACGGGAGACAGGTGAGGGCGGTGATGTACTGCGGAACTCATCACTCGGTCACCTTCTCCAAGTGGAGGTCGTCAATGAGGGCATTGCCGCGGACCAGTGTCCCTCCGGAACGTCCCATCAGGAAGACACATAACCTGGTGTTGGGGGCGGTCACGAAGTCGGCGGAGAACTCCTTCCATTGGCGGTCGTCGACGCTGTCGGAGGTTTCAAGGAGGCGCTTCTGATTTGCCACGTCCACGAGGATGAATTGCAGGCCGTTAGCGGTCTGTAGGGCGGATTTCATATAGCCGCGAAAGCGATAGCGGGTGTTGGGTTCCAGGACGAGGTACTGGTGCATCCCGATATCCGATGTTCGTTCGCCGAGGAAGGTCACCAACAGGGAGCGTCGGCCGTCGTGCGCGTCGGATGTTTCTGTTCTGAGATCGACCTCCCGCGATGAAAGGAACTCCCAATCAAAGCCGCCGTTGAGAATGTCATATTCAAAACTGGAGTTGTGGATAAGGTTTCCTGGCTGGTTCAAGCGATTGATCTCGGTGAACCGTTTGCCCAAGTCGTTCCAGAACTGCAAGGCCGTTTTGGCGTCGCCCGACTGGGTGAGTTCATGCAGGAAATAGAGCGTCAGCTTGGGATCGAATTGCTGGTGCAGTCCCATGAGCAGAGGCCAGACGGCTTTAGCCTCATTGACCTTGCCCTCCTGCGACAGCATCGTGATGAAGGTGAGGTAAATCTTTGGATCTGGCGGAAGGCCCGCCTCTACTGCTTTGGGTGCCGAAGGTTCGAGGCGATGAACCAGTCGAAGGCCTTGTAGCAGCATTGACGAATCGTTCGCCAGGACGAAGCGGATTTCCCGCAGGGCAGGATCGATTTGCCCGTTCGTGATAAACAGGTTCGCCGCCTCCCACGCCACGGAAGGCGTTGTCGGGTCGGCCTCAATGGCCCGTTGAGTCGCTTCTAGAGAGGCTGGTTCGTCGCCGAGAATCAATTGCGCCTGTGCGATTCCCAGCCAATCGGATGAGGAGTATGGGTTCTGGGCGGAGGCAATCCGGTAATTGTGGAGCGCGGCGGGAGCATCCTGGTCTACGTACAAAAGATACCGCGCAAGACGCTCGCGATAAGCAGCGTCATTCGGTTGCATGGCGATGGCTCGCTCCAGAGACGC encodes the following:
- a CDS encoding nucleotide sugar dehydrogenase, with protein sequence MSSKAQSVQTSLFLEKVANRTAKIGIIGMGYVGLPLALLYSNQKFAVTGFDIDQKKVDTLTAGGTYIVRIPGEEIREAKKSGFNATADYRRIAEMDAIIICVPTPLNEYHEPDMTYIVDTVKAIAPHVRSGQLIVLESTTYPGTTEEVVIPLLEKGNPRGLRTARSENEDGFFVAFSPEREDPGNDTVERHDIPKVIGGVGETATRLAAALYGTIFRRTIPVSTPATAEMTKLLENIYRCVNIALVNELKLLCHRMNIDIWEVIEAAKTKPFGFHPFYPGPGLGGHCIPVDPFYLSWKAKEFDFHTRFIELAGEINTAMPYHVVSSVADALNARKKALNGAKVLVLGVAYKKDIDDLRESPSLTIIEQLQKAGAEVRYNDPFFKFVGRGRKYDLQMTNTPLDDLGQYDCVLIVTDHSDYDYKRIVRESQLVIDTRNATKGIAAANLVRC
- a CDS encoding carbohydrate binding domain-containing protein is translated as MRIRLQSRPAKFLVVTVTVVLLAPYCIIAGGRYRAARVAEKDDRASLERAIAMQPNDAAYRERLARYLLYVDQDAPAALHNYRIASAQNPYSSSDWLGIAQAQLILGDEPASLEATQRAIEADPTTPSVAWEAANLFITNGQIDPALREIRFVLANDSSMLLQGLRLVHRLEPSAPKAVEAGLPPDPKIYLTFITMLSQEGKVNEAKAVWPLLMGLHQQFDPKLTLYFLHELTQSGDAKTALQFWNDLGKRFTEINRLNQPGNLIHNSSFEYDILNGGFDWEFLSSREVDLRTETSDAHDGRRSLLVTFLGERTSDIGMHQYLVLEPNTRYRFRGYMKSALQTANGLQFILVDVANQKRLLETSDSVDDRQWKEFSADFVTAPNTRLCVFLMGRSGGTLVRGNALIDDLHLEKVTE
- a CDS encoding O-antigen ligase family protein; its protein translation is MSSAVHHRPHLSPVGETEQGTLAQVLRSACCYLTVAILVFGPLAFGAVEPWSMFILHFGAAAAFILWILANVASPGGSIELQAIHLPPFLFACIVIGQILLGGTAYHHETVTQFLNYVAYGLIFLISTDLFRNEREARLLCLTLAVLGFGLAFLGSVQEFTSPGKLYWVRTPRQGGPIFGPYVNRNHYAGVMELLFPFAVLGSFKPGPSLGKRVMMGFAALLMIATVFLCASRGGFVCVVLQSVLVGVMLLWRSRKVGLVFSMTLLFIVTAAFGIWLGSDQLLGRLGQVGSDAGRVQIAKDSIRMFEQHPVTGWGLGTFPIVYPKFRTFATDLFVNEAHNDFVQLLVETGVLGFAAGVGLLVLVYVRGFRKISRSLFGSWNSVAVGASLIGVTGIAVHSLFDFNLQIPANALLFYVLCAVAGSTSEEDAQVVRRIDNNGTVSVIDV
- a CDS encoding nucleoside-diphosphate sugar epimerase/dehydratase codes for the protein MRSTNISTHGSRESASQVGLRRLSHFLAGLPSEFYRREAQFAIDLVSSAISLVIAYRLRFDTGIPHSYRQGMWILAMTFPVARMASILLARGYEIIWRYFSFRDAQLIALASIPPSLILLALRLLPISDRLRPPIGVIGIEYFSFLFLAGAARGLRRLTYENARRKEGRHAAIVLGPEDALPAALYQVAQHAEIHVIGLLTLTPDMKGKLIQGFPVLGSPSDLAAALVQHNASLILVADASMEELSECMSVASEFGAEIRLLPSASNVMRGDVRIAARPRPDLVLAKPQAATTQRPEVIEAFRNRTVLITGAGGSIGSEISRQVAKLPVRRILLLDHDENSIFEIHQKLRALETAPELVQIVGDIRNREQMRRIFGAYLPDAVLHAAAFKHVPVMEVNRSQAVLNNVIGTRELADLSLEFEVDRFLMISTDKAVRPSSIMGATKRLAEILVQNRANETHCRTKFACVRFGNVVGSRGSVIPIFLRQIAEGGPVTITHELMTRYFMTIPEAVQLVLQAATLATSGELYMLDMGDPVRIMDLARKLVESAGLRPGRDIEIKITGIRQGEKLHEQLWLEDANVSRTRFDRVHRVLAADPPPDLTARVSDLEKIALCGADDDVLAALKELPIEWRGTEGVLTSAEASAV
- a CDS encoding glycosyltransferase; this translates as MIISSKTPNPSPTRRSVELPSCTVVVCTRQRPVELRRCLESLCRLNYSRLSILVVENDAAPGDAEQIAREYGASYRLCTYRGLSAARNLGVRSCFSDLLAFIDDDAVCDPDWIRNAVSLFEDERIDIVTGKVIFHSDPACTSAATHEFDPGDHLVDRKTKDWFGMTVFGGVGLGGNFIVRRDCMEQIGGFDERLGRGALMHASEENLFVFRAVDAGCRIGTCSRSLVRHPFHDSNNSDAPIRSIAISTAMVALLALEHSRHFGDLCRYLWGAIRRTPQSWRQRPVHLLEGMAKSRLKVYFALFAGPFLYAFTAITHLIGGTPNFPAKGVRGVEEIAAQSAAPKMRA